The Pasteurella multocida genome contains a region encoding:
- a CDS encoding low molecular weight protein-tyrosine-phosphatase has protein sequence MFEQILVVCMGNICRSPVGEKLLQHHFPEKNITSAGLVTERSCLVDKPADDMMIKIASQHGLNLSAHRAKQLTHALCHKADLILVMEKAHIELVHQICPLSQGKVMLFGHGLTASKEIPDPYKKSQEMFEYAYQMLDSAAYQWKKML, from the coding sequence ATGTTTGAGCAAATTCTAGTCGTATGTATGGGAAATATCTGTCGTTCCCCTGTAGGGGAAAAATTACTGCAACACCATTTCCCAGAAAAAAACATTACCTCTGCAGGTCTTGTCACTGAACGTAGTTGCTTAGTTGACAAGCCTGCCGACGATATGATGATAAAAATTGCTAGCCAGCACGGATTAAATCTTTCGGCTCATCGTGCTAAGCAGTTGACACATGCATTATGTCATAAAGCCGATTTGATTCTTGTTATGGAAAAAGCGCATATTGAATTAGTTCATCAAATATGCCCTTTATCTCAAGGTAAAGTCATGTTGTTTGGACATGGATTAACTGCGTCAAAAGAGATTCCCGATCCCTATAAAAAGAGTCAAGAAATGTTTGAGTATGCTTATCAAATGCTAGATAGCGCAGCATATCAATGGAAAAAAATGTTATAG
- a CDS encoding polysaccharide export protein — MYKLSRLLILIGIGMSVSACSVMLPSTKSPVSGVKVYAQGGPLDTQKAVDAYLITPSLVKQLAPSIPFARANPPLDQKIKAYQYRVGPGDVLNITVWDHPELTTPAGAYRSAAESGSQVHANGTIFYPYVGSIHVSGLTVSQIRNKLTKRLANYISEPQIEVSVATYQSKKAYITGEVNRPGQQYLTNVPLTLLDAINHAGGLSEHADWHNVTLNSKGKDEKISVEALIQRGDLSQNRLLVDGDIVHVPRNDANKVFVIGEVAQPQMLKIMHYGMTLTEAITASGGIDKLAADATGIFVIRGQRSPSTTRQATSSEENIEKIADIYQLDVTDATSYLLGTEFYLKPYDVVYVTTAPVARWNRVISQIVPTLSGFDSITESMLRIRNW, encoded by the coding sequence ATGTATAAATTATCTAGACTTCTCATCCTAATCGGCATTGGCATGTCTGTCTCTGCCTGCTCCGTCATGCTACCCTCTACCAAATCACCCGTAAGTGGTGTTAAGGTCTATGCGCAAGGCGGACCTCTTGATACGCAAAAAGCAGTCGATGCCTACTTAATTACCCCTTCGTTGGTTAAGCAACTCGCGCCTTCTATACCTTTTGCTCGTGCCAACCCGCCACTCGATCAAAAAATTAAAGCCTACCAATACCGTGTAGGTCCTGGTGATGTATTAAATATTACCGTTTGGGATCATCCTGAATTAACAACACCAGCGGGGGCTTATCGTTCGGCGGCGGAATCCGGTAGTCAAGTTCATGCTAATGGCACGATTTTCTACCCTTATGTAGGTTCTATTCATGTCTCTGGACTGACCGTAAGCCAAATTAGAAACAAACTGACCAAAAGGCTCGCCAACTATATTAGTGAGCCACAAATTGAGGTCAGTGTCGCCACTTACCAATCGAAAAAAGCCTATATTACAGGGGAAGTAAATCGTCCGGGGCAACAATATTTGACCAATGTTCCGTTAACTTTATTAGATGCAATTAACCATGCTGGTGGCTTATCTGAACATGCGGATTGGCACAATGTCACACTCAATAGCAAAGGAAAAGATGAAAAAATCTCAGTCGAAGCACTTATCCAACGAGGAGATTTAAGCCAGAACCGCTTATTAGTTGATGGTGATATTGTTCATGTTCCTCGTAATGATGCGAATAAAGTCTTTGTTATTGGTGAAGTTGCTCAACCGCAAATGCTCAAAATTATGCATTACGGTATGACATTAACTGAAGCAATCACAGCAAGTGGTGGTATTGATAAATTAGCTGCAGATGCAACGGGGATTTTCGTTATTCGTGGACAACGTTCGCCATCTACAACAAGACAAGCGACATCGTCTGAGGAAAATATAGAAAAAATTGCAGATATTTACCAATTAGATGTCACCGATGCTACCTCTTATCTTCTTGGTACCGAGTTTTATTTAAAACCTTATGATGTGGTTTATGTCACAACAGCTCCAGTTGCCCGCTGGAATCGTGTGATTAGTCAGATCGTGCCTACTTTGTCAGGGTTCGACTCAATCACTGAAAGTATGTTAAGAATCCGAAATTGGTAA
- the dapE gene encoding succinyl-diaminopimelate desuccinylase yields the protein MKNSIIELARELIRRPSISPDDQGCQQIIAERLERLGFQIEWLPFNDTLNLWAKHGSGSPVIAFAGHTDVVPMGDTTQWQYPPFSAQLVDNVLYGRGAADMKGSLAAMVVAAEHYVKANPEHSGTVALLITSDEEAAAKDGTVRVVETLMARGEPIDYCIVGEPSSAQQFGDIVKNGRRGSITANLYIQGVQGHVAYPHLAQNPVHKALGFLTELTTYQWDNGNDFFPPTSLQIANIQAGTGSNNVIPGELYVQFNLRYCTEVTDDIIKKKVAEMLAKHQLNYRIEWRLSGKPFLTAKGKLVDTLLDVVEKITQNRPHLDTGGGTSDARFIALMGAEVVEFGPLNKTIHKVDECVNVDDLAKCGEVYQHVLCNMLERV from the coding sequence ATGAAAAATTCCATTATTGAATTAGCCCGTGAATTGATTCGCCGACCATCCATTAGCCCTGACGATCAAGGTTGTCAACAGATCATCGCTGAGCGTTTAGAACGCTTAGGTTTTCAAATCGAATGGCTCCCTTTTAATGATACGTTAAATTTATGGGCGAAACATGGTTCGGGTTCGCCAGTCATTGCCTTTGCAGGACATACCGATGTGGTGCCTATGGGGGATACAACCCAATGGCAGTATCCGCCTTTTTCCGCACAGCTAGTGGATAATGTGCTGTATGGGCGTGGTGCGGCAGACATGAAAGGATCGCTTGCGGCGATGGTGGTGGCGGCAGAACACTATGTGAAAGCCAATCCAGAGCATTCAGGTACTGTTGCTTTATTAATTACCTCAGATGAAGAAGCCGCCGCTAAAGATGGTACAGTACGTGTAGTCGAGACATTAATGGCAAGAGGTGAGCCGATTGATTATTGTATTGTCGGCGAGCCTTCAAGTGCTCAGCAGTTTGGTGATATTGTCAAAAATGGTCGCCGCGGTTCGATTACAGCAAACCTTTATATTCAAGGGGTACAAGGGCATGTGGCTTATCCGCATTTAGCACAAAATCCAGTGCATAAGGCACTTGGCTTTTTAACAGAATTGACCACTTATCAATGGGATAACGGTAATGACTTTTTTCCACCGACTTCATTGCAAATTGCTAATATTCAGGCGGGAACAGGGAGCAATAATGTGATACCGGGTGAGCTTTATGTGCAATTTAATTTACGCTATTGCACAGAAGTGACCGATGACATCATTAAAAAGAAAGTTGCAGAGATGTTAGCAAAACATCAGTTAAATTATCGTATTGAGTGGCGTCTATCGGGCAAACCGTTTTTAACAGCGAAAGGCAAATTGGTGGATACCTTGCTAGATGTCGTGGAAAAAATCACGCAAAACCGACCGCACTTAGATACCGGTGGTGGCACGTCAGATGCCCGTTTTATTGCGTTAATGGGGGCAGAAGTGGTGGAATTTGGACCGTTGAATAAAACTATTCATAAAGTCGATGAATGTGTCAATGTAGATGATCTGGCAAAATGTGGTGAAGTATATCAGCACGTTTTGTGTAATATGTTGGAACGCGTATGA
- the cpdA gene encoding 3',5'-cyclic-AMP phosphodiesterase, translated as MFSTYRYDTSAEVFKIIQITDPHLFKDEHGELLGINTFQSFSQVLHEIKASRFDYDLVLATGDLVQDSSREGYLHFCEQVKSLEKTVFWIPGNHDFQPKMFEILNQDQGNLNPKKHILLGKSWQILMLDSQVFGVPHGELSQYQIDWLVAKLKDHPERYTLIVLHHHILPTHSTWLDQHNLRNAHELAYALAPFDKVKGILHGHIHQEMDANWQGYRVMATPATCIQFKPDHNTFTLDSVQPGWRELELHSDGRIETRVKRIQDKTFFPNMHEDGY; from the coding sequence TTGTTCAGCACTTATAGATATGATACATCAGCGGAGGTGTTCAAAATCATTCAAATTACCGATCCTCATTTGTTTAAAGATGAGCATGGGGAATTATTAGGCATCAATACATTTCAAAGCTTTTCTCAAGTTTTACACGAAATTAAAGCCAGTCGTTTTGACTATGATCTGGTGTTAGCTACAGGGGATCTGGTTCAAGATAGTAGTCGTGAAGGCTACTTACATTTTTGTGAACAAGTGAAAAGCTTAGAAAAAACCGTCTTTTGGATTCCCGGAAATCATGATTTTCAACCAAAAATGTTTGAAATCTTGAATCAGGATCAAGGTAATTTAAATCCGAAAAAGCACATTCTTTTAGGCAAATCTTGGCAGATTTTAATGTTAGATAGTCAAGTGTTTGGCGTTCCACATGGTGAATTAAGCCAATATCAAATAGACTGGTTGGTCGCAAAATTAAAAGATCATCCAGAACGTTATACGTTAATTGTCTTACATCACCACATTTTGCCTACCCATTCAACTTGGTTAGATCAGCATAATTTACGTAATGCTCATGAATTGGCGTATGCATTAGCCCCTTTTGATAAAGTGAAAGGGATTTTACATGGTCATATTCACCAAGAAATGGATGCTAACTGGCAAGGTTATAGAGTGATGGCAACACCTGCAACCTGTATCCAATTTAAACCAGATCATAATACGTTTACACTTGATTCAGTTCAGCCAGGTTGGCGAGAGCTTGAATTACACAGTGATGGTCGGATTGAAACACGCGTAAAACGCATTCAAGATAAGACGTTCTTCCCGAATATGCATGAAGATGGCTATTAA
- a CDS encoding M15 family metallopeptidase: MSFLFTPEQLTGKARTHLVALPCPFSVHHFLHQDCLVAFQCLQQSAAKHGFNLQPASSFRDFQRQQAIWNAKFYGERKVHDDQGNPLDLSTLSDWEKVQAILRWSALPGGSRHHWGTEIDVFDPHLLPPHQTLQLEPWEYEQGGYFFELSEWLQQHLAHFDFALPFTQLPQDKEIGYEPWHISYLPIAQQAQQQFNADILCEAWQQEEIAGKACLLANLAQIFCRFFI; this comes from the coding sequence ATGAGCTTTCTCTTTACACCCGAGCAATTAACCGGTAAGGCACGCACACATTTAGTTGCACTCCCTTGCCCATTTTCTGTCCATCATTTCTTACACCAAGATTGCTTAGTGGCTTTTCAATGTTTACAGCAAAGTGCGGCTAAACATGGCTTTAATTTACAGCCAGCCAGTAGCTTTCGTGACTTTCAACGTCAACAAGCCATTTGGAATGCGAAATTTTATGGTGAGCGTAAAGTGCATGATGATCAGGGAAATCCGCTCGATTTGAGCACACTTTCCGACTGGGAAAAAGTACAAGCTATTTTACGTTGGTCTGCTTTGCCGGGTGGTAGTCGTCATCATTGGGGCACGGAAATTGATGTTTTTGATCCGCACTTATTGCCTCCTCATCAAACTTTACAACTTGAACCTTGGGAATATGAACAAGGCGGTTATTTCTTTGAATTAAGTGAGTGGTTGCAACAACATCTCGCTCATTTTGATTTTGCCTTGCCTTTCACGCAGTTACCACAAGATAAAGAAATTGGTTATGAACCTTGGCATATCAGTTATTTACCGATTGCACAACAAGCCCAACAACAGTTTAATGCAGATATATTATGTGAGGCATGGCAGCAGGAAGAAATTGCAGGCAAAGCCTGTTTGCTTGCGAATCTCGCGCAGATTTTTTGTCGTTTTTTTATTTAA
- a CDS encoding polysaccharide biosynthesis tyrosine autokinase produces the protein MNEKNHEETLDVMKFLGILLDHKGWIALFTLLTTLIGAGYAFLAPPVYLANASIQIEDKSAGGALKDFAGIFEEKSSSHTEIAILKSRMVLSYAVEKLNLTTQVEPIYPIPILGKLFASATGYSPQITISHFTPLNEAANTLILEIGEQRDSYTLFLEKTTEPLLTGKVGEKYDTDLIQFSLSQINAKPKQRFLINKLPELTVISALQEQLSVHEIGKQTGIINIAIQGKDKKHIQDIVSSIAESYLLQNVARNSAEASKSLEFLNQQLPDVRQKLSDSENRLNEFRLKNESVDLSLEAKATLDTIIQIEADLSELSIQESEISRKFTLKHPSYVALIDKRNVLNAEKERLNKQLEKLPNTQKEMIRFTRDLEVNQHIYIQLLNKMQELDVVKASTIGNVRILDHAQVFPNPVAPKKALVIILAFLLGGLLSSFLVLFRNYFQRGIESTADVDKTGLPTYAAIPHSEQQPAISRKHVHKGKYRLLSESHPEDNAIEAIRSLRTSLHFAMLEAPNNLVMISGTLPSVGKSFISSNLANVLAKTGKRVLLIDADLRRSYLRPFLGIANKQGLSEAIAQNIPFEDIVHQYAEFAIITKGNTPPNPSELFYTARFQQLLEWASSHYDLVVIDTPPILPVTDAAIIGRYVGTTLLVGLFGKTTVKEIEIAKTRFAQAGVPVKGFILNGTKRKALSYYDYYNYRS, from the coding sequence ATGAACGAGAAAAACCATGAAGAAACACTTGATGTAATGAAATTCCTCGGCATTTTATTAGATCATAAAGGGTGGATTGCCCTGTTTACCCTACTTACAACACTCATTGGAGCAGGCTATGCCTTTCTTGCCCCTCCTGTTTATCTTGCGAATGCTTCCATACAAATTGAAGATAAATCAGCGGGCGGTGCATTAAAAGATTTCGCGGGGATCTTTGAGGAAAAATCCTCCTCGCATACCGAAATCGCGATTTTAAAATCGAGAATGGTGCTCTCGTATGCGGTTGAAAAACTCAATTTAACGACACAGGTTGAGCCAATTTATCCGATTCCTATCTTGGGTAAACTGTTCGCAAGTGCCACAGGCTATTCACCGCAAATCACCATTTCCCATTTCACACCACTCAATGAAGCAGCCAATACACTCATCTTAGAAATTGGTGAACAACGAGATAGCTATACCCTTTTTCTGGAAAAAACTACAGAGCCACTGCTAACAGGCAAAGTGGGGGAAAAATATGATACGGATCTTATTCAATTTTCTTTATCTCAGATAAATGCCAAACCTAAACAACGTTTTCTAATCAACAAGCTACCAGAATTAACCGTTATTTCAGCCTTACAGGAACAACTGTCGGTTCATGAAATTGGTAAACAAACGGGTATCATTAATATTGCGATTCAGGGAAAAGATAAAAAACACATACAAGATATCGTTTCGAGTATTGCTGAAAGTTACTTATTACAAAATGTCGCGAGAAATTCGGCAGAAGCCTCTAAAAGTCTAGAGTTTCTTAATCAACAATTGCCAGATGTACGTCAGAAACTGTCTGACTCAGAAAATAGATTGAATGAATTCCGCTTAAAAAATGAATCTGTTGATCTCAGCCTTGAAGCAAAAGCCACATTAGACACCATTATCCAAATAGAAGCGGATCTCAGCGAATTGTCTATTCAAGAAAGTGAAATCTCACGCAAATTTACGCTAAAGCACCCTTCTTATGTTGCTTTAATTGACAAAAGAAATGTCTTGAATGCGGAGAAAGAACGATTAAATAAGCAATTAGAAAAATTGCCAAATACACAGAAAGAAATGATTCGTTTTACACGTGATTTAGAAGTCAACCAACACATCTACATCCAACTCTTAAATAAAATGCAAGAGTTAGATGTTGTAAAAGCAAGCACTATTGGTAACGTTCGTATTTTAGATCATGCACAAGTATTTCCAAATCCTGTTGCACCTAAAAAAGCGCTCGTTATCATACTTGCCTTTTTATTAGGCGGACTTTTATCGTCCTTTTTAGTGCTGTTTAGGAATTATTTCCAACGTGGTATTGAATCAACGGCGGATGTTGACAAAACGGGACTACCGACTTACGCCGCCATTCCACATTCAGAACAACAGCCGGCGATTTCCCGCAAACATGTACATAAAGGAAAATATCGTCTCCTGTCAGAAAGTCACCCTGAAGACAATGCGATTGAGGCCATTCGTAGTTTAAGGACAAGTCTCCATTTTGCCATGTTAGAAGCACCAAATAATCTTGTGATGATTTCTGGCACATTACCTTCTGTAGGAAAAAGTTTTATTTCGAGTAATTTAGCTAATGTGTTAGCAAAAACTGGAAAACGAGTTTTACTGATTGATGCTGATTTACGTCGCAGTTACTTGCGCCCGTTCCTCGGTATTGCAAATAAACAGGGATTAAGTGAGGCTATTGCACAAAATATTCCATTTGAAGACATCGTTCATCAATATGCTGAATTTGCCATTATTACGAAAGGAAATACACCACCCAATCCATCAGAACTTTTTTATACTGCGCGTTTTCAGCAACTTCTTGAATGGGCATCGAGTCATTATGATCTTGTTGTAATTGATACACCACCAATTCTGCCGGTAACAGATGCCGCTATTATTGGACGTTATGTTGGTACAACCCTACTGGTTGGCTTATTTGGGAAAACAACGGTTAAAGAAATTGAAATCGCTAAAACACGTTTTGCACAAGCAGGTGTCCCCGTTAAAGGGTTTATTTTAAATGGTACAAAACGCAAAGCGCTGAGCTACTATGATTATTACAATTACCGCAGCTAG
- a CDS encoding ArsC family reductase yields MITVYGIKNCDTVKKALSWLSANNITHQLHDYRVDGLDKSWLAQAEAQFGWEVLVNKRSTTWRNLSDEVKENLSKQTALEVLFEQPTLIKRPIILQDGKALIGFNAKEYAACFK; encoded by the coding sequence TACTGTTTATGGCATTAAAAATTGCGATACTGTGAAAAAAGCATTAAGTTGGTTAAGTGCCAATAATATTACACACCAATTGCATGATTATCGTGTAGATGGCTTAGACAAAAGCTGGTTGGCACAAGCTGAAGCCCAGTTTGGCTGGGAAGTGTTAGTCAATAAACGTAGCACTACATGGCGGAATCTGAGTGATGAGGTGAAAGAAAATTTATCAAAACAGACCGCACTTGAGGTGCTTTTTGAGCAGCCTACCTTAATTAAACGTCCAATTATTTTACAAGACGGCAAGGCATTGATTGGCTTTAATGCAAAAGAGTATGCAGCCTGTTTTAAATAA
- the nudF gene encoding ADP-ribose diphosphatase: MEIQQFRQQDIDILKEETLYQGFFQLKKIQFKHKLFTGGYSGVVTRELLVKGAASAVIAYDPIKDAVVLVEQVRIGAYQPDSAQSPWLLELIAGMVEEGEKPEEVALRESEEEAGVQVQDLQHCLSVWDSPGGVFERIHLFVGKVDSTTAKGLHGLSEENEDIRVHVVSREQAYQWVNEGKIDNSIAVLGLQWLQLNYKTLS, from the coding sequence ATGGAAATTCAACAGTTTCGTCAGCAAGATATTGACATTCTTAAAGAAGAAACCTTATACCAAGGTTTTTTTCAATTAAAAAAGATTCAATTTAAACACAAGCTGTTTACTGGCGGATACAGTGGGGTAGTCACTCGTGAATTGTTAGTCAAAGGGGCCGCATCTGCGGTGATTGCTTACGATCCGATTAAAGATGCCGTTGTATTGGTTGAGCAAGTGCGTATTGGTGCTTATCAACCTGATTCAGCACAGTCACCTTGGTTGTTAGAGTTGATCGCCGGCATGGTAGAAGAAGGGGAAAAACCAGAAGAGGTTGCGCTACGTGAAAGCGAAGAAGAAGCCGGCGTGCAAGTGCAAGATTTGCAACATTGTTTAAGCGTGTGGGACAGCCCAGGTGGTGTGTTTGAGCGTATCCATTTGTTTGTGGGCAAAGTGGATAGCACAACAGCGAAAGGGCTACACGGTTTGAGCGAAGAGAATGAAGATATCCGTGTCCATGTAGTGAGCCGTGAGCAAGCTTATCAATGGGTTAATGAGGGCAAAATTGATAATAGCATTGCGGTGTTGGGATTACAGTGGTTACAGTTGAATTATAAGACCCTCTCATAA